A DNA window from Rhineura floridana isolate rRhiFlo1 chromosome 11, rRhiFlo1.hap2, whole genome shotgun sequence contains the following coding sequences:
- the LOC133366359 gene encoding pro-adrenomedullin-like: MDSRSILVMLCLLMASSCQPWKSPDRRQPPPVASFLKQLLKIREGADGRALQEPGLDVGERPTKWAQLEGARSHLNLFRSSVSGHRVPRHLLAFPSVRGCHLGTCQIQNLANLLYRYGGNNQKDESHKNNKGAADPMGYGRRRRRSAGHGVPTPT; the protein is encoded by the exons ATGGATTCAAGAAGTATTCTTGTGATGCTGTGTTTGCTAATGGCATCCTCATGTCAGCCCTGGAAGTCACCAGACAG GCGGCAGCCTCCTCCTGTTGCGTCCTTCCTGAAACAGCTCCTGAAGATCCGTGAAGGAGCAGATGGTAGAGCCTTGCAGGAGCCTGGATTAGATGTGGGGGAAAGACCTACCAAGTGGGCACAGTTGGAGGGAGCAAGAAGCCATCTGAACCTGTTTAGGAG TTCCGTTTCTGGGCATCGTGTTCCTCGGCACCTACTGGCTTTCCCTTCTGTGCGTGGATGTCACCTTGGCACCTGTCAGATCCAGAACCTTGCCAATCTGCTGTACCGTTATGGAGGCAACAACCAGAAAGATGAATCCCACAAGAACAATAAGGGTGCAGCTGATCCCATGGGCTATGGACGCAGGAGACGCCGGTCAGCTGGACATGGTGTGCCCACTCCCACTTAA